AGAGTCTTGGGTATTGGACAAATTGAAACCAGTGATCTTTGGCTCTGGATTGATGTATTAAGTAGCCTTCTGTTCTTTCAGGGATTTCTCAGAAGAGTAAGGCATGATGCCACAGTCCTATGACCTCAGCTACTcgaagagctgaggcaggagggtcttaaGTCCAAGGCCTGCCTAGACTACAGAACAAACTCTAGGCAAGGTGGGCCTGTAGAGCTTGGAGGTactctaaaattaaaacattaccGGACAGTGAGATAGTTACCtcataaagtgcttgccaccaagcctgatgacctcagtttgagCCCCCAAAACCCActtggtaggagagaactgactcttgcaaggtgtcctctgactttcacatgcacTCTGTGGCACATCCACTCTCTCCTCCATAAATGAACATAACATTAATGaaaaattttgaaaatcaaaaaggaaaagttttaaagtgtgtgtggggtgggggtggggtgcagagaGCTAAGAGTATAGCTTAGTGGCAGGGTGATTGCCTGGTAAGGCTGGTCTCTAAGTTCATATCCTGTTACTAGAAGGGAAAAAACATTCTTAGAGGAAATTTACACAGAGATTGGAAAGCTGGAATTCCCTTCTTGCAGCGCTGGAGAAGAAGATGAGGCTGCATAGGGTTCCTTTTTGCTTATTGGACCCTGAGGCAGAGGGCAGAATTCCACCAAAATCATGAAGAGCAGACTTCAGAATAGCTTCCTGAGGTATTCACTATTTCCTGTAGTGAATCTAGTTCCTCTCCTTGGGAACTGAGGATAGAACAACTGGTCTTCTGGGGACACATACATGTGTCATTTCCTTTATGAATTGAGATCTCCAAGAGTGCACAGTCCAACAGAGGCCATGAGTCACAAGAGGCCTGAATGACTCATCATTCTGGTGCTGTGCAAAACATTGAATTTCTAGTTCTCTATCGCCCCCCCATCCCCGTCCCTGTCCCCGTCCccatctgcgtgtgtgtgtgtgtgtgtgtgtgtgtgtgtgtgtgtgtgtgtgtctgtgtgtgtgtgtgtgtgtgtgtgtgtgtgtgtgtgtgtgtgtgttggttgggaattgaacccagagtctcacacatgctagggcAGCACTTTACTACTGTTCCATCTGTCACAGGCCCTCACTGGATTCTAGGCAGGTATTCTACCTCTTGAGTCATGTTCCCAACCTCTCTAGATGCATTCTGTTTTCATTGAAGACAGCTTAATGTGTTTTTAGTCCTGTCTCAAGGATCTGATCTTAGCTAGGACAAGATGGTCCTGGCTGTGGAAAAAACTGAGTGATGGGctgggcacacagtaggtgtgtaGTTACTTTCAATTGCTCTTCGATGTGGAAATGTGACATGGAGGCTGATTTGTAGAATTTGGAATTggggccatgcctggcttttcctagaagaatgagaaaaaaaatctaagctgtCCTCCAAGCCTGGGCTAAATTGTGTATATCACTTCATAGAGTTCTCACATCTACATTTTACAGATGCAAATAGACATTCAAAGAGGCAAGTCTTAGAGTCCTGTCTTAGTGTCAGTTCTGTTGCACTGAAGAACTGGAGGGCATTTGTcatatcacatttatttatttgtttatttgtttgtttgtttgtttattttgagctgaggagcgaacccagggccttgcgcttgctaggcaagcgctctaccactgagctaaatccccaaccctcacatcacatttataatcaggaacagaaagcaaTAAATGCATGCAGGCTAGTGGGGGGgaagtcttcccacctcaactaaccaattaagaaaatacctagggctaggcagtggtagcacacacctttaatcccagcactcaggaggtggatctctgtgagttctaggcctgcctggtttacatagtcagttctagaacagccagggctacacagtgaaaccttgtctcagaaaaaaaaaaaaacaaaaacccaaaacaaaacaaaaatgaaattgtcaactgaaaaacaaaccattgattaggggaaaaaaaaagggcctggtggtggtggtacaagcctttaatctagcacttgggagacagaggcaggcagatctttgtgagttcaaggccagcctggtttacagatcaGGTTCTAGGActgccaaggctgcacagagaagccctgtctcaaaaagaaacaaagaaagaaaggaagagaagggaggtaaATACCTAGGTAGAAGGGACTCCAGATGTTTCAGCAGGTAAAATGACCTTGAGGTCCCAGCCTAATGACCTGAGATCGACCCTCAGATCTatactgtggaaggagagaactgactcttgctagctgtcttctgacctccacattcatgctgtgcacatacatgtccacataaataaacatacacaagacaaacataatttaaaagggaaaaaaatccctcaaaagCACAACCACATCCCAACCTAGACCACATCCCTAATAGTCTAGACAGTTCttcgtttctctgtgtagctttggaacctttcctggaactcactctgtagcccaggctggccttgaattcacagagatctgcctgcccctgcctcccgagtgctgagattaaagatatgcaccaccaccacccagcttcccaggtgacgctttttttttttttttctccgagacagtgtttctctgtgtagctttgtgcctttttcctggaactcacttggtagcccagatccgcctggctctgcctcccgagtgctgcccAGGTCATTCTTGATTGTCAGTTTGACAACTAAATAACCATCATAATCCCTGACAAGATGGGActcaagagccaggcatggtctAAAATCCACCATTCAGAAGGCTTAGATCTtaagtccaggctagcctgactatagagtgagttcaaaatAGGGACTCTGAGTGGGGAGACCACTTTGTAGGTAAAGGCTAGCTGCACAAATGTGAGGACTTTAGTTtacatccccagaacccatgtaaagccaggCATAATAAGCCTTAATCCCAGTCCTCGTACTGTGAaacgggaggtggagacaggagaatctctggaaGATGGGGAGTCATCTGGCTTAATATACACAGTAGAaaacaagagactctgtctcaaacaaggtggcaGACATGGGTGTTCTCAGACCTTCGACCTCTACTCATGTGCCTTGGTACACACTCACTTGCACGTACACATACATTTGCaagcacatgaatacacatacatacatacctaaaaaaaaaaaaaaaaaagtaacccatCTGTTACTGTGACTCCCTAATTTTACCTTTGATCTCTCTGCTGGCCTCCTCCAGGCTATTGGGACCATGGGCTTCAGGCCCTGAGGACAGAAGGCTCCTTGTGGCCATGACGACAGGTGACTGCTGCCACCTCCCTGGCTCCCTATGTGACTGCTCTGGCAGCCCTGCCTTCTCCAAGGTTGTGGAGGCCACAGGCCTTGGGCCACCCCAGTATGTGGCACAGGTGACTTCAAGGGATGGCCGACTGCTCTCAACTGTCATCCGTGCTTTGGACACACCAAGGTGAGTAGTGACAATTAGTATCCTGGcgtttgtccatttctttctggGTTGAGTGATTTTCTCCTAGTCTGAGGTTGGGTCCAGTCACTGAGAGAGGCAAAGGGGTGAACATGccagagagaagaagccaaatacagaggttggagagatggctcaatggttaaagaACACTTGCGACTCTTACagaagatcagagttcagttcccagcaccaaaaatggacagttcacaactgtctgtaactccagctccaggggatacaacaccctcttctggcttccttgggaacTTCCTCTCCACAGAGACAGATACTAAAGAGACCAAATAGTTGGGTGTGGTGGGACATGTCTGTAAATGGGGCTAGGTAGATAGGGcagttgataaaatgcttgctatgcaagcttgaagacctgaggTTCATCCCTGGAATCTCTgtaaaaaactgggcatggtagcctGTGTTATAATCCAAGTAGATCTCTGGAGCTCTCTCAGCCAGCGTGCCTTAATTGGTGAGTACTAGGCCAGCTAGAGaccattctttaaaaaacaaggtggacatcCCCTGAAAAGCAATGCCTGATGTTGAcccctggccttcacacacacacatatacacatgcacacagataggaacatgtaccaggctttttgttttgggtcaccaaccagctccaaaTCATTACACGGAGTCTTCCTGttagttatgaatgttcagccttatcttatgcttgtcccactagctcttataacttaacctgtttctcttcatctacattttgcctcagggctttttacttttctttccttcttcatatCTTACTTTCCCTGCTTCTTGCGCCTGGCTGGCTAGTGGTTGCCCAGCTTCTGGCCCCAAGTGtgtccctctccttttccctcattctctcctcttccctcattctctcctccttctcctctcccttgcctggatttctcctcctacttattctctctgcccaccatccctgcctatccctctcctgcatAGCTGTTGgctcttcagctttttattagaccaatcagatgccttagcaggcaaggtgaaacaaatgcaacacatctttacataattaaacaaatgtaacacacctttacatagttaaatattccacaacaagaacacacatatatacacaaaacttGAGTGTGGAGACACAtatttataatcccagaactggagacGCAGAAAGAggttgatccctgggacttgctggccagctagcctagccaataagagaccttggctcaaaaaaacaagatggcagtcagtgagatggctcagtgggtaaagcctgATGTTCTACCTACATTAGATCCCTGGGAtgcacatgatagaaggagagaatcaactcctgaaagttagcctctgacctccacaggtgtgcaTGGCACATACATACCTACCTGTCTACTcacgcacacaaaataaatgaataaaatgtaattttaaaaagaaggtaGACATTCCTAAGCCAATGGGAGACTCTGTCTAataaacaaggtggatggctcctgaggaatgacacccgaggcttccacaagcatgtgcacacacatgcatgctcaccaGCACCCATCTATACACCTTACATAAGCACACACCAAAGAACATGTTATAAATTCCAGTACATGaatgctgaggcaagaggattaaaGTTAAggcaagcctaggctacagagagtGTGAGATcatcctagtctacatagcaatatcttttttaaaatttactaataaatgaacaaattggggctggggatatggcttagtgatagagtgcttgcttagtatgaGCAAAGCCATGGATTCTCTCTTCAGCACTAAAATTCTAGATGATTATGGGAAATCTGAAGATCAAGTGTTGAAAGTTGATTCACGAACTTTTTCTTGAGGAGATACAAACAAATGCTTGCTTCCTCCCTTGATATCCCCAGAGACAGGACACCAATGACAAACTAAAATACAGTTCCACCAAAGTCTAGGTGTGGGGACCAATGAGTTTACTGGGGTTACTTAGAGAGTGTGGGTGggtggttacttacaggagcatgggtacCCCAGAAAAGCTGTATCACCAGAAAGTCTTACCCAGCATAGATGATGACTTCCCCATAGCACCATAGATAGAGTCCCCCTTCATGAACCTCCCATGTACTGTATAGTCTAGCATCTCTTAGACCACAAGATCATGTGTAACTGGGAAATTAACTGAATATAGTTAGCAGGGAGAGGTTCGGGAGGTGGTGTCTGGGGTCTCAGGGGAGGGTATAGtgaccctcccacctcctctttgTAGGAGGGAAGGCCAACAGTCAGCAGACTGGATCTTGAAGGTTGTTTGCAAATAGTCCCAGCTACTCTGATGAAGACGATGAAAGCTGTCATGCCCAGAGGATAGGGCTCTACAACACCAGTGACCTTGGGCTTTGGAGAACCAGTGCAGGGAATGAGAATTGTGGAGAATAGTACCTGGGCTGAAACTCCTGTGgattcctttctttccctgagtGATCTGGAACAGATTTCTGGTCAGAGTATTCTGAGAATATGGTGTTATGGTCCTCAGAATGTGGATTTTGCTGCTTCTGTCCATGATGAAGGTATGATCTAAGGAGCCCACTGGAACTGAAATGATCATAAGCTGAAAAtgctgggctggcaagatggctcagtgtataaaaAAACTAGCTACAtgtgcctgacaacctgagttcagcaTTGGGAAcacacataaaggtggaaagagagaaccagccaCAGCAAGTTGGGTGGGAGAGACAGGTAGATACTGAGAGCTTGTTGGCTAGCATGCCAGCCCAGCTAAAAATGCAgacttccagttcagtgagagaccttgttgaggaagacacttgacatggtgctctggcctacacatgcatgtacacaggcACAGGTACCTGTAACTCacatgtgagacacacacacacagtggttaAAATTCTTCCagtcctcccttcccctctctcttctcttttctccttccctcttcctccctttccttccttccttccttcttcttcttttttttaatctcaaaacaaGGTTCCATGTAACCCATTCTGACCCCAAGATTGTTATGTAGCttaactggccttgaattcctggtcttCTTACCTCTGCCTTCTAGTACTGGGACCACAGATACACGCCACATTGCCCAGCTTCCTTGgacttttcactttttttttttttttcaacacagggctcctctgtgtagctctggctgtcctggaactccctctgtagaccaggctggcctcaaattcacagagctctacctgcctttgccttccaagtgctagaattaaaggtgtgcaccaccactgcccagatgaaCTTTTCTATATCTGTGAAGTTTGGAATCAAGTGAGCACTGTCCTCCGAGGCTCATTGTGAAAATGAGATAAATGAAGCCCAGTATTGCACTTAGAATATAGCCTATAGCTACAGTTCTGGAACCAAGGGGAGCCAAGGGGAGAGGAACATCAGTTTGAGATTGATTTGTGAACCTATGTCCAGCCTGGGTTATGCAGTGAGTgcaagtgagaccctgtttcaaaaagcaaaacaattgaGCATGGTTGCACAcatacttaggaggcagagacaggcaggtttttgtgagttcaaggctagcttcatctatataacaagttccaggccagccagggttacatagtgagactctgtctctaaataaacaaaaataaataaatataaaaacaaagttaggcatggtggcacatgcctgtcatccaggactggagaggaagatacatgaggaccaggaatttaaggctatcctcagctatggtggcaagttagaggccagtgtgggctacatggtaccctgtctgaaaacaaacaaacaaacaacaacaacaacaaaataggctGAAGTCAtatgtggtggcatatgtctttaatcctagtacttgagatcagaggtaagcagatctctatgagtttgaggccagcttgttctgcataatgagttccaagacagtcagggctacataatgtaatcatgtctttgtttgttttggtttttggtttttcaagatgtggtttctctatgtagccctggaaaccatgtcttaaataaataaaaacaggctCGCAAAGATGATTCAGTTGGTAAAAGGCCTGCTATACAAGCATAAAGACTTGCATTCAAATCCCCAGAATTCATGTAGAAATCCAGGCATGGTACTCAGGCCTGCAAACCTTGAGGTAGGGATGGAGACAGGTGAAGATCCAGAAGCTCAGAGCAAGCCTGACACATATAGCACCTATGAACACTGACCCTCCTTAAACAAGGtaggaggttgtcctctgacccccacccaTGAGtcatgacacacacatgcatatatatatatatatatatatacacacacacacacacacacacatacacatacatacatacacactcataaaagacaaattaaacaatgaaacaaaatgccCCCAAAAGTGCCTGATACATGTGGAGTGCTCAGTAAACCATAACttgctccctctctgcctttgtAAGAATTGCTGTTTCAGAGTTTCCAGGGTTTCCCAGAAGAAACTGAGCTGACGTGGATCTTGTCTCACTGCTTCCTTTCCCTGAGTTGGTTTCCGGAATGGGGAGTCCTTTCCTGTGAACTTTTAtgtttgtgtgactgtgtgtgtgtgaatcagaGTGTGTAATTAGAAAGGAACTAGGAAAatgcccttgtgtgtgtgtgtgtgtgtgtgtgtgtgtgtgtgtgagagagagagagagagagagagagagagagagagagagagagagagagagattgcatgTGTCGGGATATACACGTGcagttgtgtgtacatgtttgcttgtgtgtttgtggaggTGAGAGGCTGACATCAGGTGTATTCTTGATCTCTTTCCAACAAAcagacacccatgcacacacgcatgctattgaggcagggtctccgacttgaacccagagctggaTGATTCTGCTAGAGTGGATACCCAGTTTGTTCTGGGGACCCCATCTCCATcttctaggtgctgggattacacataggccaccacacctggctggttttgtgtggacactgaggatccaaactccagttcttaggtttgcatggcaagctctttacccatTGAGCATCTCCTCAGTCTCCCCAATAGCCTTTTGGTAtggcaaaagaaaacaacttctTAGAGACTGGGTTGAAAGGAAAGATGTGAGCCCTAGCTTTTGGGATCTGGGCTGTTTggcatttctgttgttttgagacaggatctcatgtagtccaggcttatttccagatcctcctgtctctgcctccaaagtgctggattCGCAGCCACACAAACAGAAAGCTGGAGAaaagggctctctctctctctctctctctctctctctctctctctctctctctctctctctctctctctctctctctctctctctctctctctctctctctctctctctcgtgtgtgtgtgtgtgtgtgtgtgtgtgtgtgtgtgtgtgtgtgtgtttgtgttccagACAATATGCTCTCTGGGCAGAAATGTTTAGAAAACAATGACTCATGTATTGGATAGCCCATGAGTCCCCTAAAGCTACACCTCCTGCCTTCTGGAACTGCCCTAGGAAGAACTCAACTTCCCTAGACACTGTGCTGTAATTAGAGACTCCACACAGCAGCTGATATGGATGGTTTCTATGCCTGTTCGCCCATTCCACCCCTTGTATTCCTTAGCCatgcacagaaaaacaaatgagtgATTTTCTCATATGCACAGGTTTCTCAGAGTGTGACTTTTAGATGTAGATAGAGCCAGGAGTTTTgataatgtctttttaaaaaaaaatttgtggcgggggctggagaggtagttcagtggttaagagcactggttgttcttccaaaggtcagttcccagcaaccacatggtggctcacaaccatctataatggaatcTGAAGCTCTCTCTGGTatgcatgcagacagagtactcatacctaaaaatatacataaataaattttttaaaaaaatttgtgtgtggtgtatatttgtatgtatgtatgtataatcatGTGTGttgctgtatatgtgtgtaattatatatgtgtataatgtattagtgtatgtgtataatcatgtgtgtgtgttagtgtatgtCTGCagttttgtgtgtgatgtgtgttagtgtatgtgtgtataatcatgtgttagtgtatgtgtgtgtgatgtgtgttagtgtatgtgtgtgattatgtgtgtgcTGTAATCCTTGAGGGCTGTATTAGTTATTTGtcttgtttctgtgacaaatacctgacaaaggcaacttaaggaaggaaagatttgtttccatcatggctgggaagtcACAGTGACACAAGCATCCGAGGTGCTTGGTCACGTTGCACTCATAATGCTTAGGAATCAGATAGATGAATTGCTTGTGTTCagtttgctttttcctttaaaaattattagtgtgtgtgtgtgtgtgtgtgtgtgtgtgtgtacactcctgTGTGCATCCCATGACATGTGTGTgtccagaggacaacctgcaggagttgattctcttcttccacaatgtgggtcccagggattgagctcaggtcatcagatttatcagcaagcacctttatccattGAGCCGTCTTGTAtccctgcttcctcctttttattcagtctaggacccaAGCCCATGGAATGGTATCATCCATATTtgggatgggtcttcccacttctgtTAATCTAATTTAGAAAATCtgtcacagacatgcccagagatttgtctctAAGGTATTTGATTATTCTACAtggtgtcaggttgacaatatAAACCCTCAGAAGAGCCACCAAGAGTAAATAGTTACTTAGGAATATCATGATAGTATTTCATCAAAAGAAGAGAACATTAGGCAGGCACGTGGACAGGATGCTCACTCTAGGCTAAAAGGCCCACTATTGCTCTGGGGAGGGGACACATGGGCCTACCATGGGGGTTTGAAAAAGAGCTGGGCTAACGAAGGATGATTAGGAGTTTATCAGACAGCAACCTGGGAGTGACAGTGAGCTTATATCCTAGCAAATAGTGATGCCAGTAAAAGCAAGAAGCCCTACCATCCATCATTCACAAGTCTTATCTCTGTATCCCTCCAGTGACTGTCCCTTCTGCCGAATCTGTCACGAGGGAGCGAATGGGGAGAACTTGCTGTCCCCATGTGGCTGCACCGGCACGCTGGGCGCTGTGCACAAGAGctgcctggagaaatggctgtcTTCCTCCAATACCAGCTACTGCGAGCTGTGCCACACTGAGTTTGCAGTTGAAAAGCGGCCCCGACCTCTCACAGAGGTATATTGCTTGGGGGTAGACTGGACAtccagaagggaggaagggcagtTTGGGGATAGGGGTAGCAGCTGCTCAGGTTAGCTGGGGAAGCTAATTATGTCCCTGCCAGTACCGGGAGGGATCAGCTAATGTGTGGGAACCTGACTGACCAGAGGCTGTAGGTCTGCAAACCTCTGCCCGCCatgctcactttctctctctgtctctgtttgtctgtctgtctctctctttctgtcctctctgatggttgttttgctttgtttttgaagcagagtctcaggtgtcctaggctgtcctcaaagtaGCTTTTAGCTGAACATGACTTTCCAACTCCTGGTCAttcagcctctgcttccccagtgctgggattataggcaagcaGTATCACctctggtttatgtagtgctagCAATGGAACCCAgtgcttcatgcatgctagctaccaactgagccacaaaTTCAGCCTCAGCCAGCCCCTTCCCTTTTAATATTGCTTGAATTTGCTACtatcctgcctctgtttcctgagtatagagattataagcatgtaccactaAGCAGGGCTgggttttgcttgtttgaaaTAAGAGTGTCGTTTTAGCTTAGGGAGGCCTGaaaaggcaatcctcctgctttggcCTTTTGACTGCCAGTATGACAAAGTATGAACCCTAGGGCTACTGTtgttagttcttttttatttttttgaaacacagtctcaaggagcccaggctggcctacagctTGCTATATAAcaaactggccttaaactcctgatcctcttgcctccacctcccctatCCTGTGATTAACCGGTGAACTACCACATCCAGGTTTTTTATTTGCtcgaatttgtttgtttgtttgtttgtttaaaggcAAGGTTCATTATATAGccatggctagcctggaacttgctatgtagaccaggctagccttgaacaatCTGTTATCCTCTTGTTTCAGCCACCATACAGTTGTTGGGGGcagtttttgaggcagagtgtcTCTAAGTAGCCCTAGAACTGACCTAGAAGtctctatgaagaccaggctgatctcacagagatctgactgccatGGCTTCCCAAGGactggaattaaaggtctgtACCACCATACCATGctattattttcttgttgtttgtttatttttttgagactgggtctctgtgtatccctggctgtcttggaactcactttagaccaggctgtcctcagactcagagatccacctgcctctgccttctaagtgctggaattaaaagcatgagccaccaccacccagcttattttcttcttaaaaatattttttttatatattttatttgcattggtgttgcCATAGGTGTAGGACTATCAAGCTCAGATCATCAAGTATTTCTTTGAACACCTCTGGTGTGCCCAATGTTTTGTCAGGTACTGGACCTGCCAGGTCACCAACCCACAGTTGATAATGTCCACATAATCTCCAAATAGGCTAGTTGGTGGGAACAGTTACAGTGTCttagttcctgtcctgtttgctgtgataaaataccctcacaaaagcaacttaaatagGTCACACTCTATCACTGCAGTGAAGTCTAGTGGTAGGACTGTCTGTAGGCTTTGTTAtgactcacagttccaggtcaAACTCTATTACTAATGGTAGGAATCTCTATCTTAAACAAGTTAGCTGGTGACATGGTATCATAGTCCAGAAGTGGAAAACAAGCAACACTATTACATATGGCTCTCCTTTCACTGTCCAGGCCAGCCTATGGGATGGTGCCAAACTCACAGTGAGagtcttctcacctcagttaacGAAATTAAGAACATTTTTCAAGGCAAGTCTACAGGCCACCCTGATCTGCACAATCTTTCCTTGAGACTCCCATCCTGGGATTCCAAATTCTGTCAAATTGACCATTAACACAAAACATCACAGAGGGAAATGTTGGGTTGGTGCAACGCAACACTTAGGGGCCAAGAGTGGTCTTAGGAACTGGAAGATAGCTCACTGTATAAAGTGCTTCCCATACAAGCacacagacctgagttcaaatccctagaactgacataaagccaggtgtagtagcttatttctgtaatcccagtgttcctaAGGCAAGTTGGGCAGTGGAAACAGAATCCCTgggaacttgctggccagccagcctggtttacacaagAGGAAAACATCATGGAGACCATATCTCAAACATGCATTCCTGTActcctacacacaaacacacacaaagattgaGAGTTGTGTGGGTGAGGGAGAGGCCTTGGCTGGAGGTTGAGACCTGAGGGATTAAAACAGGCCTTTAGAGAGCCTAGGGAGAAGACAGTCCTGGCAGAGAAAATGGCaaatgcaaaggccctgaggccaGGAGGAGTAGGACAAGCTAAGAGAAGGGGTGGAGTTGTAACTCATGGTGTAGTGCTTACTTAGCATACACGAGACCCTGAGTTCAAGCTGTAGAATCCAGtaagaatcccagcacttgagaggtaggtAGAGGCAAGGCGATTAGAAGTGGAAGGTCATACTTGACTTCAtagggagtttgaagccaacctgggctacatgagacctgttgTGTAACACTATTCTTGGGGATATGTGAACAGACATCCAAGATGTTTTGT
The nucleotide sequence above comes from Onychomys torridus chromosome 21, mOncTor1.1, whole genome shotgun sequence. Encoded proteins:
- the Marchf2 gene encoding E3 ubiquitin-protein ligase MARCHF2 codes for the protein MTTGDCCHLPGSLCDCSGSPAFSKVVEATGLGPPQYVAQVTSRDGRLLSTVIRALDTPSDCPFCRICHEGANGENLLSPCGCTGTLGAVHKSCLEKWLSSSNTSYCELCHTEFAVEKRPRPLTEWLKDPGPRTEKRTLCCDMVCFVFITPLAAISGWLCLRGAQDHLRLHSRLEAVGLIALTIALFTIYVLWTLVSFRYHCQLYSEWRKTNQKVRLKIREADGSEEPQHSLLAAGLFKKAAEETPV